A region from the Benincasa hispida cultivar B227 chromosome 10, ASM972705v1, whole genome shotgun sequence genome encodes:
- the LOC120089491 gene encoding bZIP transcription factor 11-like yields MASSSGTSSTSSSMEEGELAALMEQRKRKRMISNRESARRSRMRKQKHLDDLMTMVSQLRKDNQQIVANLAVTTQHYATVEAENSILKAQAAELSHRLQSLNEIVAFLNPSSDGVFEDDTYGCDGSDAAVGGGGGFFNPLQMAFYMSQPLMASADVFQEY; encoded by the coding sequence ATGGCTTCTTCTAGTGGAACATCTTCGACTTCTTCATCAATGGAAGAAGGGGAATTAGCGGCGTTGATGGAGCAAAGGAAGAGAAAGAGGATGATTTCGAATCGGGAATCGGCGAGGAGATCGAGAATGAGGAAGCAAAAGCATTTGGATGATTTAATGACTATGGTGAGTCAACTTAGAAAGGATAATCAACAAATAGTCGCTAATCTTGCCGTCACGACGCAGCACTACGCCACCGTGGAGGCTGAGAATTCCATTCTCAAAGCTCAGGCCGCCGAGCTCTCTCACCGTTTGCAATCCTTGAATGAGATCGTCGCTTTCCTGAATCCCTCTTCTGATGGGGTTTTTGAAGATGATACTTACGGCTGCGACGGCAGCGACGCCGCCGTCGGCGGCGGTGGAGGGTTTTTTAATCCTCTTCAAATGGCTTTCTATATGAGCCAACCTCTTATGGCTTCTGCAGATGTATTTCAAGAGTATTGA